The Rhizobium leguminosarum genome includes a region encoding these proteins:
- a CDS encoding SURF1 family protein: MTDIDHAAPRRRLPVLTGILVLIALAILISLGTWQVERLHWKEGLIADIAARQAASPVPLADIEAMTATGGDIEYRKVTATGRYINNKERHFFATWRGQTGFYVYTPLELADGRILFVNRGFVPYDNKEPETRMQGQLTDQQTVTGLAREKLPGKPSWVVPDNDVAKNIFYWKDLDVMAESVGLEKARVIPFFVDADSTPNPAGLPIGGVTQVDLPNDHLQYAFTWYGLAAVLVVVVAISWLRKGAKPPQQ; encoded by the coding sequence GTGACTGATATCGACCATGCCGCGCCGCGCCGCCGGCTGCCGGTTTTGACCGGCATCCTGGTGCTGATCGCTCTTGCCATCCTGATTTCGCTCGGCACCTGGCAGGTGGAGCGCCTGCACTGGAAGGAGGGCCTGATCGCCGATATCGCCGCGCGGCAGGCAGCAAGCCCCGTGCCGCTTGCCGACATCGAGGCGATGACGGCGACAGGCGGCGACATCGAATACCGCAAGGTCACCGCCACCGGCCGCTACATCAACAACAAGGAGCGGCACTTCTTCGCCACCTGGCGCGGCCAGACCGGCTTTTATGTCTATACGCCGCTGGAGCTTGCCGACGGGCGCATTCTCTTCGTCAATCGCGGCTTCGTTCCCTATGACAATAAGGAGCCGGAAACGCGCATGCAGGGCCAGCTGACGGATCAGCAGACCGTCACCGGCCTGGCGCGCGAAAAGCTTCCCGGCAAGCCTTCCTGGGTGGTGCCCGACAACGACGTCGCCAAGAACATCTTCTACTGGAAGGATCTCGACGTCATGGCCGAGAGCGTCGGGCTGGAGAAAGCGAGGGTCATTCCCTTTTTCGTCGATGCCGATTCCACCCCCAATCCGGCCGGCCTGCCGATCGGCGGCGTCACCCAGGTGGATCTGCCGAACGATCATCTGCAATATGCTTTCACCTGGTATGGGCTTGCCGCCGTGCTCGTCGTCGTGGTGGCGATCTCCTGGCTCCGCAAGGGTGCCAAGCCACCTCAGCAATAG